A single region of the Arthrobacter sp. V1I7 genome encodes:
- the obgE gene encoding GTPase ObgE: MASFVDRVVLHVSGGTGGHGCVSVHREKFKPLGGPDGGNGGNGGDVILRVDPQTTTLLDYHHAPHRHATNGGPGMGDWRGGKNGETLILPVPEGTVVKSKDGRVLADLVGEGAEYIAAAGGIGGLGNASLSSQKRRAPGFALLGIEGESSDIVLELKSIADIALVGFPSAGKSSLIAAMSAARPKIADYPFTTLIPNLGVVQAGDVRFTIADVPGLIEGASEGKGLGHYFLRHVERCAALVHVLDCGTLESDRDPLSDLAVIEAELEKYAVDMSFAGSDGEVVPLNHRPRLIALNKVDLPDGKDMAEFVRPELESRGYKVFEISATSHEGLRQLGFAMAEIVQAARDELAAAPPKVHAPVLRPRAVNESGFKIRREEKNLEPLFRVLGDKPVRWVKQTDFTNEEAIGYLADRLAKLGVENELFKQGAKPGDTVVIGEDDGVVFDWEPTMMAGAELLAAPRGTDVRFADIGDRPTRGQKRDEQVERREAKAAARAELEAERKAGIWTESVSGRRAVKPVKESGLGAADDE, encoded by the coding sequence CTGTGTCTCCGTCCACCGCGAGAAGTTCAAGCCCCTCGGCGGTCCCGACGGCGGCAACGGCGGCAACGGCGGCGACGTCATCCTCCGCGTTGACCCGCAGACCACCACCCTGCTCGACTACCACCACGCCCCGCACCGGCACGCCACCAACGGCGGACCCGGCATGGGCGACTGGCGCGGCGGCAAGAACGGCGAAACCCTCATCCTCCCGGTGCCCGAGGGCACCGTGGTGAAGTCCAAGGACGGCCGGGTCCTCGCCGACCTCGTGGGCGAAGGCGCCGAGTACATCGCGGCCGCCGGCGGCATCGGAGGCCTCGGCAACGCCTCGCTCTCCTCGCAGAAGCGCCGCGCCCCCGGCTTCGCGCTGCTGGGCATCGAAGGCGAATCCAGCGACATCGTGCTGGAACTGAAGTCGATCGCGGATATCGCCCTGGTCGGCTTCCCCTCCGCCGGCAAGTCCAGCCTGATCGCCGCGATGTCCGCCGCCCGGCCGAAAATCGCCGACTACCCCTTCACCACCCTGATCCCTAACCTCGGCGTCGTCCAGGCCGGCGACGTCCGCTTCACCATCGCGGACGTCCCGGGCCTGATTGAAGGCGCCAGTGAAGGCAAGGGCCTCGGCCACTACTTCCTGCGCCATGTCGAGCGCTGCGCCGCCCTCGTGCATGTACTGGACTGCGGAACGCTCGAATCGGACCGCGACCCGCTCTCCGACCTGGCGGTCATCGAAGCCGAACTCGAGAAGTACGCCGTGGACATGAGCTTCGCCGGATCCGACGGCGAAGTCGTGCCGCTGAACCACCGTCCCCGCTTGATCGCCCTGAACAAGGTGGACCTTCCCGACGGCAAGGACATGGCCGAATTCGTCCGCCCGGAACTCGAGTCCCGCGGCTACAAGGTCTTCGAGATCTCCGCCACGAGCCATGAGGGCCTCCGCCAGCTCGGCTTCGCCATGGCTGAAATCGTTCAGGCCGCCCGCGACGAGCTCGCCGCTGCGCCGCCCAAGGTGCACGCCCCGGTCCTCAGGCCCCGCGCCGTCAACGAATCCGGTTTCAAGATCCGCCGCGAAGAGAAGAACCTGGAACCGCTGTTCCGCGTGCTCGGCGACAAGCCCGTCCGCTGGGTCAAGCAGACCGACTTCACCAACGAGGAAGCCATCGGCTACCTCGCGGACCGCCTCGCCAAGCTCGGCGTCGAAAACGAACTGTTCAAGCAGGGCGCCAAGCCCGGCGACACGGTTGTCATCGGCGAGGACGACGGCGTCGTCTTCGACTGGGAGCCGACCATGATGGCCGGCGCCGAACTGCTGGCCGCGCCGCGTGGCACCGACGTGCGTTTCGCCGACATCGGCGACCGCCCCACCCGTGGGCAGAAGCGCGACGAGCAGGTGGAACGCCGCGAGGCCAAGGCCGCCGCCCGCGCCGAGCTCGAAGCCGAACGCAAGGCCGGCATCTGGACCGAATCCGTCAGCGGACGCCGGGCCGTCAAGCCGGTCAAGGAGAGTGGACTGGGCGCAGCGGATGACGAGTAA
- the proB gene encoding glutamate 5-kinase codes for MTSKTVIVPGTAGSAEPPVPAGSAPDRAVPGRTVPDSTVPDRSAPDSSVPHSSARNAAVPDRSALSGARRIVVKVGSSSLTSIKGGISEEALTGLADALAHKRNDGAEIILVSSGAIAAGLAPLGLEKRPRDLATQQAAASVGQGLLMARYTHAFGAHGVTVSQVLLTADDFMRRSQHTNAFRALDRLLNLGVVPVVNENDTVATHEIRFGDNDRLAALVAHLVRADALVLLSDVDSLYDGPPSHGAKRIPHVTGPHDLDGVSIGSTGKAGVGTGGMVTKVEAAMIAAGSGIHALVTSTGNAAAALAGQDVGTWFSVNGSRKPIRLLWLAHLAAVEGTLVLDDGAVQAVRDRRTSLLPAGITAVRGNFEAGDPVEMVSPDGTVIARGLVNYASDELPRMLGRSTKELGKALGRGYDRVVVHVDDLVLV; via the coding sequence ATGACGAGTAAAACCGTCATCGTGCCTGGTACGGCCGGCAGCGCCGAACCTCCGGTTCCGGCCGGATCAGCGCCGGACCGTGCCGTCCCCGGCCGTACCGTCCCGGACAGTACCGTCCCGGACCGTTCCGCACCGGACAGTTCCGTCCCGCACTCATCCGCCCGGAACGCTGCCGTCCCGGACCGTTCCGCGCTGTCCGGTGCCCGCCGGATCGTGGTCAAGGTCGGTTCTTCCTCCCTGACCAGCATCAAGGGCGGCATCTCGGAGGAGGCCCTGACGGGTCTCGCCGATGCCCTGGCGCACAAGCGCAACGACGGCGCCGAGATCATCCTGGTGTCCTCCGGCGCCATCGCCGCCGGACTGGCCCCGCTCGGACTCGAGAAGCGTCCCCGCGACCTCGCCACCCAGCAGGCAGCCGCGAGTGTGGGCCAGGGCCTGCTGATGGCCCGCTACACCCACGCCTTCGGCGCCCACGGCGTCACCGTCAGCCAGGTGCTGCTGACCGCCGACGACTTCATGCGCCGCAGCCAGCACACCAACGCCTTCCGGGCCCTGGACCGGCTGCTGAACCTCGGCGTCGTCCCGGTGGTCAACGAAAACGACACCGTCGCCACGCACGAGATCCGCTTTGGCGACAATGACCGGCTGGCGGCCCTCGTGGCGCACCTGGTCCGCGCCGACGCGCTGGTGCTGCTCTCCGACGTCGACTCCCTTTACGACGGGCCGCCCTCGCACGGCGCCAAGCGCATCCCGCACGTCACGGGCCCGCACGACCTCGACGGCGTCTCCATCGGCAGCACCGGCAAGGCCGGCGTCGGGACCGGGGGAATGGTCACCAAGGTGGAGGCGGCGATGATCGCCGCCGGCTCCGGAATCCACGCCCTCGTCACCTCCACCGGGAACGCCGCCGCCGCATTGGCCGGACAGGACGTTGGGACCTGGTTCTCGGTCAACGGCTCCCGCAAGCCCATCCGGCTGCTGTGGCTGGCGCACCTGGCAGCGGTGGAAGGCACGCTCGTGCTCGACGACGGCGCCGTTCAGGCCGTGCGCGACCGGCGCACCTCGCTGCTGCCGGCCGGCATTACCGCCGTCCGCGGCAACTTTGAAGCCGGTGATCCGGTGGAGATGGTCTCGCCGGACGGCACGGTGATTGCCCGCGGGCTGGTCAACTACGCCTCCGACGAGCTGCCCCGGATGCTGGGCCGGTCTACCAAGGAACTCGGCAAGGCCCTGGGCCGCGGATATGACCGTGTCGTGGTTCATGTTGACGACCTGGTGCTGGTCTAA
- a CDS encoding glutamate-5-semialdehyde dehydrogenase gives MTEALTPRSAVLADKLMAEGLIPADGPSEGAREIPVSPEAAEASGAVDVEAAVHAIADRSRHAARRMARANRAWKDRGLRAIASALLEGSRQILAANAKDVSAGRANGTSAALLDRLTLTDARIKALAGALENLATLPDPVGNVMRGQTLPNGLRLRQINVPMGVVAAIYEARPNVTVDIAGLGLKSGNAVILRGGTAAAATNAALVTILRDALESVGLPADAVQTVDQYGRDGANALMRARGRVDVLIPRGGRELIQSVVTNASVPVIETGEGNVHIFLDASANEDMAVEILLNSKTQRPSVCNTVETLLVHSGSTVLPAVAAALRTAGVTLHTDERIRAALPASVESVPATDEDWATEYMDLDLAVAMVDSLDDAVQHIRTWSTGHTEAILTNDLGNAERFIAEVDSAAVIVNASTRFTDGGELGLGAEVGISTQKLHARGPMGLTELTTTKWIVQGEGQIRA, from the coding sequence ATGACTGAGGCCCTGACCCCCCGCTCCGCCGTGCTCGCCGACAAGCTGATGGCCGAAGGTCTGATCCCTGCGGACGGACCGTCGGAAGGCGCGCGCGAAATCCCGGTGTCCCCGGAGGCTGCGGAAGCAAGCGGAGCAGTCGACGTGGAGGCCGCCGTCCACGCCATTGCCGACCGCTCCCGCCACGCCGCCCGCCGGATGGCGCGTGCCAACCGCGCCTGGAAGGATCGCGGCCTGCGGGCAATCGCCTCCGCGCTGCTGGAGGGCAGCCGCCAGATCCTCGCCGCCAACGCCAAGGACGTTTCCGCGGGACGGGCCAACGGCACGTCCGCGGCCCTGCTGGACCGGCTCACGCTCACGGACGCACGGATCAAAGCCCTGGCCGGCGCCCTGGAAAACCTCGCCACGCTTCCCGACCCGGTGGGGAACGTGATGCGCGGCCAGACACTCCCCAACGGGCTTCGGCTGCGCCAGATCAACGTGCCGATGGGCGTCGTCGCCGCTATCTATGAGGCGCGGCCCAATGTCACCGTGGACATCGCCGGGCTGGGCCTCAAGAGCGGCAACGCCGTCATCCTGCGCGGCGGGACCGCCGCTGCCGCCACAAATGCCGCCCTGGTCACCATCCTCCGCGACGCGCTGGAATCGGTGGGCCTGCCGGCGGACGCCGTGCAGACCGTGGACCAGTACGGCCGTGACGGCGCTAACGCCCTGATGCGCGCCCGCGGACGGGTGGATGTCCTGATCCCCCGCGGTGGCCGCGAACTGATCCAGTCCGTCGTGACCAACGCCTCGGTGCCGGTTATCGAGACGGGGGAGGGCAACGTCCACATCTTCCTCGACGCCTCCGCGAACGAGGACATGGCCGTGGAGATCCTGCTGAACTCCAAGACCCAGCGGCCCAGCGTCTGCAACACCGTGGAAACCCTGCTGGTCCACTCCGGGTCCACCGTGCTGCCCGCTGTCGCCGCCGCGCTGCGGACCGCGGGCGTGACCCTGCACACCGACGAGCGGATCCGGGCGGCGCTGCCGGCGTCCGTCGAGTCCGTCCCCGCCACGGATGAGGACTGGGCCACCGAATACATGGACCTGGACCTCGCCGTGGCCATGGTGGACAGCCTGGATGACGCCGTCCAGCACATCCGCACCTGGTCGACCGGGCACACCGAGGCCATCCTGACCAACGACCTCGGGAACGCCGAGCGGTTCATTGCCGAGGTCGATTCGGCCGCCGTGATTGTGAATGCGTCCACCCGGTTCACGGACGGCGGTGAGTTGGGGCTCGGTGCGGAAGTCGGGATTTCCACCCAGAAGCTGCACGCCCGCGGCCCGATGGGACTGACCGAGCTGACCACCACGAAGTGGATCGTCCAGGGTGAGGGCCAGATCAGGGCCTAG
- the nadD gene encoding nicotinate-nucleotide adenylyltransferase → MGGTFDPIHHGHLVAASEVAAEFDLDEVVFVPTGQPWQKTSKKVSEAEHRYLMTVIATASNPRFTVSRVDVDRPGPTYTIDTLRDLRTLRPDADLFFITGADALAQILSWKDIDELWSLAHFVGVTRPGHVLDGMGRKDVSLLEVPAMAISSTDCRVRVAAGYPVWYLVPDGVVQYIAKYGLYDGDPDPAADLAGNSGGIEAGNEAAQYTRSTEISQSASTE, encoded by the coding sequence ATGGGCGGCACGTTCGACCCGATCCACCACGGACACCTTGTCGCAGCCAGTGAGGTTGCGGCGGAGTTCGACCTGGACGAAGTGGTGTTCGTGCCCACCGGCCAGCCGTGGCAGAAGACGAGCAAGAAGGTCAGCGAGGCGGAGCACCGGTACCTCATGACCGTCATCGCCACGGCCTCGAACCCCCGGTTCACCGTCAGCCGGGTGGACGTGGACCGGCCGGGGCCGACCTACACCATCGATACGCTGCGTGACCTGCGAACCCTGCGGCCCGACGCCGATCTGTTCTTCATCACCGGCGCGGACGCCCTGGCCCAGATTCTGTCCTGGAAGGACATCGACGAACTGTGGTCCCTGGCGCACTTCGTAGGGGTGACCCGGCCCGGCCATGTGCTGGACGGGATGGGCCGCAAGGACGTCAGCCTGCTCGAAGTCCCGGCCATGGCGATCTCCTCCACGGACTGCCGCGTCCGCGTGGCTGCCGGCTACCCCGTCTGGTATCTCGTGCCCGACGGTGTGGTCCAGTACATCGCCAAGTATGGACTGTACGACGGCGACCCGGACCCCGCGGCGGACCTGGCGGGAAACAGTGGCGGAATCGAAGCAGGGAACGAAGCGGCCCAGTACACCCGGTCCACCGAAATAAGCCAATCAGCCAGCACCGAATGA
- the rsfS gene encoding ribosome silencing factor — protein sequence MTATESSIATARHAARAASEKLADDIVALDVSERLALADVFLIASAPSERQVNAIVDGIEEELTKFGLKPTRREGRSGGRWVLLDYSDIVIHVQHEEDRVFYALERLWKDCPVVDLQLGSDASAKAAVASETE from the coding sequence GTGACTGCAACAGAATCATCCATCGCTACAGCCCGCCACGCAGCCCGCGCTGCCTCGGAGAAACTCGCCGATGACATCGTGGCGCTGGACGTCAGCGAGCGGCTGGCCCTGGCCGACGTCTTCCTGATCGCTTCGGCGCCCTCCGAGCGCCAGGTCAACGCGATCGTGGACGGCATCGAAGAAGAGCTCACCAAGTTCGGCCTCAAGCCGACCCGGCGCGAAGGACGCTCCGGCGGACGCTGGGTCCTGCTGGACTACTCTGACATCGTCATCCACGTCCAGCACGAGGAAGACCGGGTGTTCTACGCTCTCGAGCGCCTGTGGAAGGACTGCCCGGTGGTGGACCTGCAGCTGGGCAGCGACGCCTCCGCCAAGGCCGCAGTCGCCTCCGAGACGGAGTAG
- a CDS encoding zinc ribbon domain-containing protein YjdM, whose protein sequence is MDETLPPCPECSSEYTYELGALLVCPECAHEWSAAAESAADDAPKGIKDAVGNVLADGDTVTVIKDLKIKGSSTVIKVGTKVRGIRLVDGVGDHDIDCKVDGVGPMQLKSSVVKKI, encoded by the coding sequence GTGGACGAGACGCTACCGCCGTGCCCCGAATGCTCCAGCGAATACACCTACGAGCTGGGCGCGCTCCTGGTCTGCCCCGAATGCGCGCACGAATGGTCCGCCGCCGCTGAGTCCGCAGCGGACGACGCCCCGAAGGGCATCAAGGACGCGGTCGGCAACGTCCTCGCCGACGGGGACACCGTCACCGTCATCAAGGACCTGAAGATCAAGGGCAGCTCCACCGTCATCAAGGTCGGCACCAAAGTCCGGGGCATCCGTCTCGTCGACGGTGTGGGCGACCATGACATCGACTGCAAGGTGGACGGCGTCGGCCCCATGCAGCTCAAATCCAGCGTCGTCAAGAAGATCTAG
- a CDS encoding NAD(P)-binding domain-containing protein: MEQVLPVDVVVIGAGQAGLSAAYHLQRRGFVLAGTGAAGEPGAPPARTYLVLDAEDGPGGAWRHRWRSLRMATVNGISDLPGIPQPSVDPDEASSSFLTRYFRGYEDELGLAVLRPVKVHSVHREDGRPDGRLRISTPRGSWSARAVINATGTWTRPFWPIYPGRASFRGRQLHVADYVSAEEFRGRHVIVVGGGISAVGLLDEISQLTSTTWFTRREPVWRDAGFDRQAGHDAVALVEERVRQGLPPQSVVSVTGLIRTPALQAAAARGVLERHPMFTAIEPWGVRLADGGFLAADVILWATGFRAELDHLAPLHLRGAGGGIAMDGTQVASEPRVHLIGYGPSSSTIGANRAGRAAVTGILSMLSEQDKLVQALNPAGPSRPGPEQQMRA, encoded by the coding sequence GTGGAGCAAGTGCTGCCTGTCGACGTCGTCGTGATCGGCGCGGGTCAAGCCGGGCTTTCGGCCGCCTACCACCTGCAGCGCCGCGGCTTCGTCCTGGCGGGAACCGGCGCCGCGGGGGAGCCGGGAGCGCCGCCGGCGCGGACCTACCTGGTGCTCGACGCCGAAGACGGCCCCGGGGGAGCGTGGCGCCACCGCTGGCGGAGCCTGCGCATGGCGACAGTGAACGGCATCAGCGACCTGCCCGGCATCCCGCAGCCGTCAGTTGACCCGGATGAGGCGAGTTCAAGCTTCCTGACCCGCTACTTCCGCGGCTACGAGGATGAGCTCGGGCTGGCCGTCCTGCGGCCGGTCAAGGTGCATTCCGTCCACCGGGAGGACGGCCGCCCCGACGGCCGGCTCCGGATCTCCACCCCCCGGGGCAGCTGGTCCGCCCGGGCCGTGATCAACGCCACCGGCACCTGGACGCGGCCGTTCTGGCCCATCTACCCGGGCCGCGCCAGCTTCCGTGGGCGGCAGCTGCATGTCGCCGACTACGTCTCGGCCGAAGAGTTCCGCGGCCGGCACGTGATCGTGGTGGGCGGCGGGATCTCAGCCGTCGGCCTGCTGGACGAGATCTCGCAGCTGACCAGCACCACATGGTTCACGCGCCGCGAGCCGGTGTGGCGCGACGCCGGGTTCGACCGGCAGGCCGGACACGACGCCGTCGCGCTCGTCGAGGAGCGCGTCCGCCAGGGCCTGCCGCCCCAGAGTGTCGTCTCGGTGACCGGGCTGATCAGGACCCCGGCCCTGCAGGCCGCGGCCGCGCGCGGCGTGCTGGAGCGGCACCCCATGTTCACGGCGATCGAACCCTGGGGCGTCCGGCTGGCCGACGGCGGCTTCCTCGCCGCCGACGTCATCCTCTGGGCCACCGGATTCCGGGCCGAACTCGACCACCTGGCCCCGCTGCACCTGCGGGGTGCCGGCGGCGGGATCGCGATGGACGGCACCCAGGTGGCCTCAGAGCCGCGGGTGCATCTGATCGGCTACGGTCCCTCCTCGTCCACCATCGGGGCCAACCGGGCCGGCCGGGCCGCCGTGACGGGGATCCTCAGTATGCTGTCGGAGCAGGATAAGTTGGTACAGGCCCTGAACCCAGCGGGCCCCTCACGACCCGGGCCAGAACAGCAGATGCGGGCCTGA
- a CDS encoding methyltransferase: protein MADNKLDSLFSRLRRFPDVEAANLQAWDATDRLLLETAAGLLEPGTRLAVVGDRYGALTLGAISLEDVAGSAASAGIGPVRVHQDLITGERALRNNADAVGIPAGFEQLPLGAGLLEGAAVVLLQLPKSLAELEEIADAVARYAAPDVVLLAGGRVKHMSLGMNAVLEGYFAEVQPQLARQKSRILLASGPKPVPAAPPFPVSEDNAELGLTVCAHGAVFAGTGLDIGTRFLLDFLPQMPAAGRAVDLGCGTGILAAMYARANPGARVIATDQSAAAVASARATAEANALGRQIEALQDDAMDSLAAGSADLILLNPPFHVGAAVHAGAGIKLIEAAGRVLAPGGELWTVFNSHLHYRPALEHLVGPTREVGRNPKFTVTASTRKTAGG from the coding sequence GTGGCGGACAACAAGCTCGATTCGCTCTTTTCCCGGTTGCGGAGGTTCCCGGACGTTGAGGCAGCCAACCTCCAGGCCTGGGACGCCACGGACAGGCTCCTGCTGGAAACCGCGGCCGGATTGCTGGAGCCCGGGACCCGGCTCGCCGTGGTGGGGGACCGCTACGGCGCGCTGACCCTCGGCGCAATAAGCCTGGAGGACGTCGCCGGTTCCGCCGCATCCGCCGGAATCGGGCCGGTCCGCGTCCACCAGGACCTCATCACAGGCGAGCGCGCCCTGCGCAACAACGCCGACGCCGTGGGCATCCCGGCCGGCTTCGAACAGCTCCCGCTCGGAGCGGGACTTCTGGAGGGGGCCGCCGTCGTGCTCCTGCAGCTGCCCAAGTCCCTGGCCGAGCTGGAGGAAATCGCCGACGCCGTGGCCCGGTACGCCGCCCCCGACGTCGTGCTGCTGGCAGGCGGCAGGGTCAAGCACATGAGCCTGGGCATGAACGCAGTCCTGGAGGGCTATTTCGCCGAAGTCCAGCCCCAGCTCGCCCGGCAGAAGTCCCGGATCCTGCTGGCCAGCGGCCCTAAGCCGGTTCCGGCAGCGCCGCCCTTCCCGGTCAGCGAGGACAACGCGGAACTGGGGCTGACGGTGTGCGCCCACGGCGCCGTCTTTGCCGGGACAGGGCTGGACATCGGCACCCGGTTCCTGCTGGACTTCCTGCCGCAGATGCCCGCCGCCGGCCGCGCTGTCGATCTCGGCTGCGGCACCGGGATCCTCGCAGCCATGTACGCGCGGGCCAACCCGGGCGCCCGGGTCATTGCCACCGACCAGTCCGCCGCCGCCGTCGCATCCGCCCGGGCCACCGCCGAGGCCAACGCTCTTGGGCGGCAGATCGAGGCGCTCCAGGACGATGCCATGGATTCGCTGGCGGCCGGAAGTGCCGACCTCATCCTGCTGAACCCGCCCTTCCACGTCGGCGCCGCCGTCCATGCCGGTGCCGGCATCAAGCTGATCGAGGCCGCGGGGCGGGTTCTCGCGCCGGGCGGGGAACTGTGGACGGTGTTCAACAGCCACCTGCACTACCGGCCGGCGCTGGAGCACCTGGTCGGCCCCACCCGGGAGGTCGGCCGGAACCCGAAATTCACGGTCACGGCGAGCACCCGGAAAACCGCCGGGGGCTGA